A window of the Synechococcus sp. M16.1 genome harbors these coding sequences:
- a CDS encoding transglutaminase family protein, protein MRALIVHRLTYRYEAPVFLGEHRLCLRPRGQGFQTLLEHQLSVLPEPEQRRELVAASGDEIQRLRFLGSTDELVFEARSLVETRPAPPLESCFNGLEPPLPYPRGQLNSDLQGALEGWLPNGQHEPAAIDLTQEALMGSNQQTLAFLKQLIELIQERVKYTQRHVGPAWPAGRTLRERIGSCRDLAMLMVACCRVVGLPARFVSGYQLQQPPPKDYDLHAWAEVYLPGAGWRGFDPSAGMEVNERYVVLATSSKPELTAAVSGSFSGPPGTNSELTWQIQISEEASATETPSRNLVQAA, encoded by the coding sequence ATGCGTGCTCTCATCGTTCACCGCCTGACGTATCGGTATGAGGCCCCCGTTTTCCTCGGGGAACATCGCCTGTGTTTGAGGCCTCGGGGGCAGGGGTTTCAGACCCTGCTGGAGCATCAACTCAGCGTGCTGCCGGAACCGGAGCAACGTCGGGAACTGGTGGCCGCCAGCGGCGACGAAATCCAACGGCTGCGTTTTCTCGGCAGCACTGATGAATTGGTCTTTGAGGCCCGCAGCCTGGTGGAGACCCGGCCAGCACCCCCGCTGGAAAGCTGCTTCAACGGATTGGAACCACCCCTGCCCTACCCACGGGGCCAGCTCAACAGCGACCTTCAGGGGGCCCTGGAGGGCTGGTTGCCCAACGGCCAGCACGAACCCGCGGCCATCGACCTCACCCAGGAAGCCCTGATGGGCAGCAACCAGCAAACCCTGGCTTTTCTGAAGCAACTGATTGAGCTGATTCAGGAGCGGGTGAAATACACCCAACGCCATGTGGGCCCCGCCTGGCCGGCGGGTCGAACTCTGCGCGAACGTATCGGCTCTTGCCGTGATCTGGCCATGCTGATGGTGGCCTGCTGCCGTGTGGTGGGTCTCCCCGCCCGATTTGTGAGCGGCTATCAACTGCAGCAACCTCCCCCGAAGGATTACGACCTGCATGCCTGGGCAGAGGTTTACCTGCCGGGAGCGGGCTGGCGCGGCTTTGACCCCAGTGCCGGGATGGAAGTCAACGAGCGCTACGTGGTGCTGGCCACCTCCTCCAAGCCGGAACTCACCGCAGCTGTGAGCGGCAGCTTCAGCGGCCCCCCGGGAACAAACAGTGAATTGACCTGGCAGATTCAGATCAGCGAAGAAGCCTCCGCAACGGAAACCCCTTCACGCAACCTGGTTCAGGCCGCCTGA